In Takifugu flavidus isolate HTHZ2018 chromosome 1, ASM371156v2, whole genome shotgun sequence, the DNA window CAAAAACCCAGTGAGGGGGTGGAATACGTGAGAGAAACCTGCCTGGATAACAAGACTCCTCACCCCGTCCTGCTGCGATGGTCCTCGGCTCTCCATGAAGGCgtcctggttctcctcctcgGCCTCCACGTCACCTCCATCGTCGGCCCCGGGCTCGCCTTCCACTCCGGCCAGGTAAGACCCTGACATGGAGGACATGGTGTCAGTGCTGATGTGGGAGTGCTGCGAGTGAGACGAGGCCATGGACATCACTGACTGGACCAGGCTGCTGCTCACAGGGTCTGGCAGACACACGGAGATACACATCAGGGTCCGACGCTGACATTACACAACCCAGGCTTCTTCTGGCTGGATGCCAGGGAAAATGTCCAAAATTCATAGATAAATCCTGATTCTTCACAAAACTAGAACATAAGACGTCTGTTCTCTGTCAAACGCATCATATTTCACTGGTTTTTAAGTTGGTTTCAACTGGAGAAAAGCTGCAAACCTCAAAAAATCTTTGTGGAGCTAATGTTGCTATTAGCGCTGTTGGCGAAACCAACCAataacaactgtgtgtgtgtgtgtgtgtgtgtgggggtgtgtgtgcaccttCAGGGGAGGTGATAGTGGAGGAGAGCGGCGTCCCAGTGCAGGATGACTGGTCGATGGCTCCAGACGAGGACAAGGTCAAGTTCTCGCTGTCTGGGGTCACTCCGCTCTGTGAAAACAACCAACGCAGCAGAAAGTGACAAGCTGACAACAGCAGATGgtcctctgaacacacacacacacacacacacacacacacacacacgtgtacactCCCGTGTCCTTTAAAAAGAACTGACgctgagatttaaaaagaaagcgGTCACACACACGAACCTCCTGTTTGTCCACACTGAGCTTCTGCTGAAAGGCTTCTGATTCACTGCAGGacttctcatcctcctcctcaggaagCACTGAGGAATTCTGGGAAAGAGACCTGAAACAAGGTCACGGAGCGGGATAAAAGATGCCATCAAGTTTATTTCTGACCATGTCAAGTGCCTGAATGTTTTTTAACCCCAGCTAGTGAGAACAATTAGACTAATGAATGCAGATACGCTAATGATATAATATATATCGAGTTAAACCAGATTCTGAGTGATTATTCAAGAAATAATAAAACCTAAATCACGTTGATTAGCAACCTTTTACAATGTTTGTGGATTCATTCTGAAAAACGAATGTGGATTTTAAATGTTAATCTTAAAACATCAATTTTTCAGCATGTTATATAAGTAGATTCATAATGAATGAGGCAGATTTGTGTTTCTCTCCCAGTTTAGACACATTTCAGGGGCATTTCTAAGGTCCTGAGCTGAGGTGGGACTCACTTGGAACCACTCTTCTTGAGTTTGAGTCCCTGACTGGAGTTGGAGTGGtcgaggggggagagggagcgtGCTGGGGCCGGGTGTGGCTCGCTGCTGTAGGGGGGCAGCGCCCCCGAAACGTGGCTGGGACCGGAGTGGAGAGCAGGGGGCGCCACCGAGGAGGTGTTGAGGGGGCCGTTCAGCGCCTCCAGGAGAGACACGGCTTCGTAGCCGGGAGGGATGTGCTCGGACGCCTGGGGGCCGGGACGGGACAGCGCGCTCGTTAGTTTACGCGCGTTCAGCAGATTTTCCGGGGGCTGTTTCCTTCTCACCGAGTGTTCCTCCGAGTCAGACGTCTGCGAAGTGATGACGGGGTTGAAGCTGCTCGGCGAAATGGGACTGAGCTTCTTCCTCATGGCTCGGATCTGCAGCAGCGCTCTGAAAGCTGCAGGGAAATTTAAAACCCGACGTTAGCAGAGAAGGACGGAAGCGGCCGCTCCGTTTGGCTCCTGGGAACAGCGGCAGCGGCTGGAAAAGGCTCCCTGCCCGTTGGGAACTCACGCAGCCTGCAGATGGGGCAGCAGTTGGCCTGGTAGCGCAGCGTGTCTGCACAGGCGTTGCAGAGACACAGGTGCCTGCAGGGCAGGATGAGCGTGTCTCGCACATCCGATAAACACACCACGCACTCGGCGCTGTTGTCGCTAATCTCATCATCGGCGACCTGTGGGAATGAgaatttctgtgtcaacacaagcGGGCAGAAGAAAGCTCGTTTATTATTTAGCAGCCAGACTGATGTTTACCTTTGATTCCTGGCTGTTGTATTTGTTTTCTATCCCATagatctcctgcagcaggtaGCTCACGccatccacctgcagaggaggaagggatgAAAGAAAGCCGCAGCAAGAGACGGGAAATTAGGCTTTGATGCGTcttcaaaaggaaaaaactgcagagaaggaggaaggaaggaaggaggaggagcaaatATTCACCActtgtttctgcttcagagGCTTCACGCAGTAGCTCCCGTCCATATGCTGAGAAGGAGAGCAACATTAAATCAAGCATTCACTTGCATGACGAGGGTGAGGAGATGCTGCACTTGTGGTGGCTGATGTGAGACGTGTGCTGGACGCCATGTTCTGATGGTCTGGTGTTCTGGTGTTGGTTCCAGCTCACGGTTTTATTCTCCTCCTTCGTTGTTTCTCTGAACAAACCCGACTCGGTGAGAATCCAATATAAACTCAGGAAGATTTCTTACCTTTTCAAATGTAGCCAACAGGATGTGAGAGTGGCCCAGATGTTCTACAGATTCAGAAAATGGCCGTCATCAAATTCTGCAACGTCACTTCCAACACCAGCTGATCCATCCAGGACTCACCTTCCCCCTCTGCTACCACGGCCTGGATCACCATGGGGAAGATCTCTTTGTCCAtgtcaaacagcagctgagaggagaccaaaggaaggtgaggagaagacaaaagagACGTGAAGCTACAGCTGGTAGG includes these proteins:
- the rnf157 gene encoding E3 ubiquitin ligase RNF157 isoform X1, with amino-acid sequence MLLEMGSLTSRQNIGVEEVDIPSSSVYRYPPKSGSYFASHFIMGGEKFDSTHPEGYLFGENTDLNFLGTRPVAFPYAAPPPQEPVKTLRSLINIRKDTLRLVRCSEDLKLPGEEAAGKNRACYNIEFTFDADTQVAVTIYYQAIEEFHNGVPVYLPQDSSLQSETVHFKRGVSQQFCLPSHTVNLSEWAEDELLFDMDKEIFPMVIQAVVAEGEEHLGHSHILLATFEKHMDGSYCVKPLKQKQVVDGVSYLLQEIYGIENKYNSQESKVADDEISDNSAECVVCLSDVRDTLILPCRHLCLCNACADTLRYQANCCPICRLPFRALLQIRAMRKKLSPISPSSFNPVITSQTSDSEEHSASEHIPPGYEAVSLLEALNGPLNTSSVAPPALHSGPSHVSGALPPYSSEPHPAPARSLSPLDHSNSSQGLKLKKSGSKSLSQNSSVLPEEEDEKSCSESEAFQQKLSVDKQESGVTPDSENLTLSSSGAIDQSSCTGTPLSSTITSPEDPVSSSLVQSVMSMASSHSQHSHISTDTMSSMSGSYLAGVEGEPGADDGGDVEAEEENQDAFMESRGPSQQDGEFSQEPKGNNYSLAVEERDSEGNDVTEDDCSSPSNGKGGRSRCPELVNNNQGVALCDTPSMGLDNEQAPDSRFAGLMYLGGFRSALEPRPNRTSSSNINLEEPRLGTRDGQSPQDSRRGPFIV
- the rnf157 gene encoding E3 ubiquitin ligase RNF157 isoform X2 yields the protein MLLEMGSLTSRQNIGVEEVDIPSSSVYRYPPKSGSYFASHFIMGGEKFDSTHPEGYLFGENTDLNFLGTRPVAFPYAAPPPQEPVKTLRSLINIRKDTLRLVRCSEDLKLPGEEAAGKNRACYNIEFTFDADTQVAVTIYYQAIEEFHNGVPVYLPQDSSLQSETVHFKRGVSQQFCLPSHTVNLSEWAEDELLFDMDKEIFPMVIQAVVAEGEEHLGHSHILLATFEKHMDGSYCVKPLKQKQVVDGVSYLLQEIYGIENKYNSQESKVADDEISDNSAECVVCLSDVRDTLILPCRHLCLCNACADTLRYQANCCPICRLPFRALLQIRAMRKKLSPISPSSFNPVITSQTSDSEEHSASEHIPPGYEAVSLLEALNGPLNTSSVAPPALHSGPSHVSGALPPYSSEPHPAPARSLSPLDHSNSSQGLKLKKSGSKSLSQNSSVLPEEEDEKSCSESEAFQQKLSVDKQESGVTPDSENLTLSSSGAIDQSSCTGTPLSSTITSPEGSYLAGVEGEPGADDGGDVEAEEENQDAFMESRGPSQQDGEFSQEPKGNNYSLAVEERDSEGNDVTEDDCSSPSNGKGGRSRCPELVNNNQGVALCDTPSMGLDNEQAPDSRFAGLMYLGGFRSALEPRPNRTSSSNINLEEPRLGTRDGQSPQDSRRGPFIV
- the rnf157 gene encoding E3 ubiquitin ligase Rnf157 isoform X3, with the protein product MLLEMGSLTSRQNIGVEEVDIPSSSVYRYPPKSGSYFASHFIMGGEKFDSTHPEGYLFGENTDLNFLGTRPVAFPYAAPPPQEPVKTLRSLINIRKDTLRLVRCSEDLKLPGEEAAGKNRACYNIEFTFDADTQVAVTIYYQAIEEFHNGVPVYLPQDSSLQSETVHFKRGVSQQFCLPSHTVNLSEWAEDELLFDMDKEIFPMVIQAVVAEGEEHLGHSHILLATFEKHMDGSYCVKPLKQKQVVDGVSYLLQEIYGIENKYNSQESKVADDEISDNSAECVVCLSDVRDTLILPCRHLCLCNACADTLRYQANCCPICRLPFRALLQIRAMRKKLSPISPSSFNPVITSQTSDSEEHSASEHIPPGYEAVSLLEALNGPLNTSSVAPPALHSGPSHVSGALPPYSSEPHPAPARSLSPLDHSNSSQGLKLKKSGSKSLSQNSSVLPEEEDEKSCSESEAFQQKLSVDKQESGVTPDSENLTLSSSGAIDQSSCTGTPLSSTITSPEDPVSSSLVQSVMSMASSHSQHSHISTDTMSSMSGSYLAGVEGEPGADDGGDVEAEEENQDAFMESRGPSQQDGEFSQEPKGNNYSLAVEERDSEGNDVTEDDCSSPSNGKGGRSRCPELVNNNQGVALCDTPSMGLDNEQAPDSRFADEESCPVHIED